One Paenarthrobacter aurescens TC1 DNA window includes the following coding sequences:
- a CDS encoding putative extracellular sugar-binding protein (identified by match to protein family HMM PF01547) — protein sequence MKSAQRTSRPLALAMAAMVGLPLALSGCGSSTAASSTEAVTEISVMDYYNNEPDKSFIGDALTKCGTQLGVTVKRETVPGKSLVSKVLQQSSSKTLPDVLMLDNPDLQQIAATGALAPLADFKVSTENFAEGVLSAGTYKDKVYGLAPTVNTIALFYNKDILAKAGVTPPTTWDELKEASAKLTAGDQYGLAFNANPTYEGTWQFLPVMWSNGGDEKKIDTKETEQALQLWTDLVKSGSVSSSALNWTQADVKDQFLAGKAAMMVNGPWQIPALDKQPTLQYGVVKIPVREAGQTSVAPLGGEVWTVPQTGNKARQAKAAEMVACLNSDENQLAMATARNTIPSKTTLSDKFASDNPKLATFTELIKTARARTGQLGEEWPAQATKIYTAIQSSLTGNASPADALKQAQGQ from the coding sequence ATGAAGTCAGCACAAAGGACATCCCGTCCACTCGCTTTGGCTATGGCCGCCATGGTCGGCCTGCCGTTGGCCCTCTCCGGCTGCGGTTCCTCCACAGCTGCATCCTCCACCGAAGCCGTCACGGAAATCTCAGTGATGGACTACTACAACAACGAGCCGGACAAGTCCTTCATCGGCGATGCCCTGACCAAGTGCGGCACCCAGCTGGGCGTCACCGTCAAGCGGGAGACTGTCCCCGGAAAGTCGCTCGTTTCCAAGGTTCTCCAGCAGTCCTCCTCCAAGACACTCCCGGACGTCCTCATGTTGGACAACCCGGACCTGCAGCAAATCGCGGCCACGGGTGCGCTGGCTCCGCTGGCCGATTTCAAGGTCAGCACGGAGAACTTTGCTGAAGGCGTGCTGAGCGCGGGCACCTACAAAGACAAGGTGTATGGTCTGGCTCCCACGGTGAACACCATCGCCCTTTTCTACAACAAGGACATCCTGGCCAAGGCCGGCGTCACTCCCCCTACTACCTGGGATGAGCTCAAGGAGGCCTCCGCAAAGCTCACTGCAGGAGACCAGTACGGACTGGCCTTCAACGCCAACCCCACCTATGAAGGCACTTGGCAGTTCCTTCCTGTCATGTGGTCCAACGGCGGCGATGAGAAGAAGATCGACACCAAGGAGACCGAGCAGGCGCTCCAGCTGTGGACCGACCTGGTCAAGAGCGGCTCCGTCTCTTCCTCTGCCCTCAACTGGACCCAGGCTGATGTGAAGGACCAGTTCCTGGCCGGCAAGGCCGCCATGATGGTCAATGGGCCGTGGCAGATTCCTGCTTTGGACAAGCAGCCCACACTTCAGTACGGCGTAGTGAAAATTCCGGTACGGGAAGCCGGCCAGACGTCGGTGGCTCCGCTCGGCGGCGAAGTGTGGACGGTTCCGCAGACTGGCAACAAGGCCCGGCAAGCCAAAGCAGCAGAGATGGTTGCCTGCTTGAACAGCGACGAGAACCAACTCGCCATGGCCACAGCCCGCAACACCATCCCCTCCAAAACCACGCTCTCGGACAAGTTCGCCAGCGACAACCCCAAGCTCGCAACGTTCACCGAACTGATCAAGACTGCCCGCGCACGCACCGGCCAGCTCGGAGAAGAATGGCCCGCACAGGCCACCAAGATCTACACAGCCATTCAGTCTTCACTCACGGGCAACGCCTCACCGGCCGACGCACTCAAGCAAGCCCAAGGTCAGTAG
- a CDS encoding putative S-layer domain protein (identified by match to protein family HMM PF00395): MRGYSRGRFRLAITLLAALVLGALPAGIASPAFAAATGSISGTVTVPAGVDASKITVFAGPEVGYYQTANVASDGTFTVSGLPAGNVWVNFNYPFQPSPVVNAHYSTSPDGSKTLVNVSPGATTTGINQTLKPAAFISGKVSVPAGSAAFTGQVNVIKGPDYANSGYAGNAFLQSSDSGNYVVGGLAPGTYKIQFQAQSGWANMWHGGVAGVGSSQSVTVTEGQQLAGIQDTAVAAATIGGSIAGAPAPGPTMSGPGMSITAIAQDGTVAASTVMETSQTTYALKNLLPGTYTVQFNRTKGFVSKYEAQLYKDLPESGGAANATPVIVAAGQTLNSVNATVRQGGTLTGKILGSTGAPLSGVRVNVYTKDESLVTRFSYTAADGTFNVTGLTTGLYFVSAEPEGAGPIYSGNVLNATNARSVSSFVGQNTNLGTLSYATATQGTRGFDDVPLGAQFQDEILWLANAGISTGWEDNGSRTYQPLTPVNRDAMAAFMYRLLGEPEFTPPAVSPFADLPTDAKFYKEITWLADKGITTGWEEADKTKTYRPLQPVNRDAMAAFMYRLAEQPEFTAPATSPFIDLPVGAQFYKEITWLAAQGISTGWAEAGGKAFKPLLPVNRDAMAAFMFRYNTKFGPS, translated from the coding sequence ATGAGGGGTTATTCTCGCGGCCGTTTTCGGCTCGCAATCACACTACTAGCGGCACTCGTCCTGGGCGCCCTGCCTGCCGGGATCGCATCCCCGGCGTTTGCAGCAGCTACGGGAAGCATTTCAGGAACGGTCACCGTACCGGCGGGCGTTGACGCGTCCAAGATAACTGTCTTCGCCGGCCCCGAAGTCGGGTATTATCAAACGGCGAATGTGGCCTCGGACGGAACGTTCACGGTTAGTGGACTTCCCGCAGGCAACGTCTGGGTCAACTTCAACTACCCCTTCCAGCCGTCGCCGGTGGTGAATGCTCACTATTCAACCTCTCCGGATGGTTCAAAAACGCTCGTCAACGTTTCACCGGGTGCCACCACCACGGGCATCAACCAGACCCTGAAGCCAGCAGCCTTCATTTCCGGAAAGGTCTCCGTTCCGGCTGGCTCTGCTGCCTTTACCGGTCAGGTCAACGTCATCAAGGGTCCCGACTACGCGAACAGCGGCTACGCGGGAAATGCGTTTCTCCAAAGCTCGGACTCCGGAAACTATGTGGTGGGTGGCCTCGCGCCGGGCACTTACAAGATTCAGTTCCAAGCCCAGAGCGGGTGGGCGAACATGTGGCATGGCGGTGTTGCGGGAGTCGGCAGCTCACAGTCAGTAACGGTTACTGAAGGACAGCAGCTCGCTGGTATCCAGGACACTGCCGTTGCGGCTGCCACTATCGGCGGCTCCATCGCGGGTGCCCCCGCCCCTGGCCCCACTATGAGTGGTCCGGGCATGAGCATTACTGCCATTGCTCAAGACGGCACTGTTGCAGCGTCAACGGTCATGGAAACCTCCCAGACCACCTACGCGCTGAAGAACCTGCTGCCTGGCACGTACACGGTTCAGTTCAACCGGACCAAGGGTTTCGTGTCCAAGTACGAGGCACAGCTTTATAAGGACCTCCCCGAGTCCGGAGGCGCTGCTAACGCAACGCCGGTGATCGTAGCCGCCGGACAGACCCTAAACAGTGTCAACGCAACCGTTCGCCAGGGCGGAACTCTTACCGGAAAGATCCTGGGATCCACAGGAGCTCCCCTGAGCGGCGTGCGAGTTAACGTTTACACCAAGGACGAGTCGCTTGTGACTCGGTTTTCTTACACCGCAGCAGACGGTACCTTCAATGTCACTGGCCTCACCACGGGACTCTACTTTGTGTCGGCTGAGCCCGAGGGGGCTGGCCCGATCTACTCCGGAAATGTCCTCAACGCAACGAACGCCAGGTCTGTTTCCTCGTTCGTAGGCCAGAACACGAATCTTGGGACACTGAGTTACGCGACTGCAACGCAGGGTACCCGGGGCTTCGACGATGTTCCCCTCGGAGCTCAGTTCCAGGATGAAATCCTTTGGTTGGCCAATGCGGGAATTTCCACGGGTTGGGAAGACAATGGGTCCAGGACCTATCAGCCGCTGACTCCGGTAAACCGTGACGCGATGGCCGCATTCATGTACCGGTTGTTGGGCGAACCTGAGTTCACCCCGCCTGCTGTGTCACCGTTCGCTGACCTCCCCACAGACGCCAAGTTCTACAAAGAGATCACCTGGCTGGCAGACAAGGGCATCACCACCGGTTGGGAAGAGGCTGACAAGACCAAGACCTACCGGCCGTTGCAGCCCGTGAACCGCGATGCCATGGCTGCGTTCATGTACCGTTTGGCTGAGCAGCCTGAGTTCACTGCCCCGGCGACTTCGCCGTTCATTGATCTTCCCGTCGGGGCGCAGTTCTACAAGGAGATCACGTGGCTCGCAGCCCAGGGCATCTCCACGGGTTGGGCCGAAGCCGGTGGCAAGGCGTTCAAGCCTTTGCTCCCCGTGAACCGTGATGCCATGGCCGCATTCATGTTCCGCTACAACACCAAGTTCGGACCCTCGTAG
- a CDS encoding putative ABC-type sugar transport system, permease component (identified by match to protein family HMM PF00528) codes for MSLATDLPHSKGQTTGGAAKTHGLGTGQPAPRRRTRQRRERLFQWLFLVPAVVYMTLFFGYPVVKNVVMSFQEYTTSTFFTGEAPWVGFANYVTVLSSSLFSTSLLNTVLFTIGSIVGQFVIGLSLAIFFQRKFPLNGILRSLLLLPWLLPLIVSSAVWRWILDKDSGALNRFLGDLGIIDTGIPWLTSTSLALIAVVGVNIWIGIPFNMTILYGGLQEIPDELYEAGSLDGATGWKAFRHITWPMLRPVVSVVLVLGVVYTLKVLDIILGLTNGGPANSTQTIATQSYNLSFHEFKFGEGAALGNVLVIISLVFAVLYLRASRRAVDE; via the coding sequence ATGTCATTAGCAACTGATCTACCTCATTCAAAGGGGCAGACTACCGGCGGGGCCGCCAAAACTCACGGCTTAGGGACCGGACAGCCAGCCCCCAGACGCCGCACCCGACAACGCCGCGAGCGCCTCTTCCAGTGGCTCTTCCTGGTTCCCGCAGTGGTGTACATGACGTTGTTCTTCGGCTATCCCGTAGTCAAGAACGTGGTCATGAGTTTTCAGGAATACACCACCTCCACGTTCTTCACCGGAGAAGCCCCCTGGGTAGGGTTCGCCAACTACGTGACTGTACTGTCGTCGTCGTTGTTTTCAACGTCCCTGCTCAACACCGTCTTGTTCACCATCGGCTCGATTGTGGGCCAGTTCGTGATCGGCCTTTCATTGGCGATCTTCTTCCAGCGCAAGTTCCCGCTCAACGGCATCCTGCGGTCCCTGCTCCTGCTTCCCTGGCTCCTTCCCTTGATCGTCTCCAGTGCTGTGTGGCGGTGGATCCTGGATAAAGACAGCGGCGCTCTCAACCGCTTCCTTGGAGACCTCGGCATCATCGATACCGGTATTCCGTGGCTCACCAGCACCTCACTGGCCCTCATCGCGGTGGTGGGTGTGAACATCTGGATCGGCATCCCGTTCAACATGACAATCCTCTACGGCGGACTGCAGGAAATCCCGGACGAACTGTACGAGGCCGGGTCCCTGGACGGTGCCACCGGGTGGAAGGCCTTCCGGCACATCACCTGGCCCATGCTGCGGCCAGTAGTGAGCGTGGTCCTGGTGCTCGGTGTCGTCTACACGCTCAAAGTGCTGGACATCATCCTGGGACTAACCAACGGCGGGCCGGCCAATTCCACCCAGACCATCGCCACGCAGTCGTACAACCTGTCCTTCCACGAATTCAAGTTCGGTGAAGGCGCAGCCCTGGGCAACGTGCTGGTCATCATCTCCCTGGTCTTCGCCGTGCTGTACCTGCGGGCCAGCCGACGCGCAGTGGACGAGTGA
- a CDS encoding putative protein-tyrosine phosphatase, producing MDGTTSAHHGVHWDGAVNAWRIAGDVYRMGRHEWVTEAGWQQMYDDGVRTVIDLRASRERRQRDTDPEVPDEVKARIDVVHCPTEDPDHRDYSELFGPYLKDPAQYADYLELFAEKITAVFKVIAASPGKVVVHCSAGRDRSGVIALLLQRLAGVGDEEIVRGYELAARGINERHRTHGAPHAHDPYLSEEDLEAMLTRRRASLREFLASIDVAAFLTSNGVSEAELAAVRAKLGVTSAANMQS from the coding sequence ATGGACGGGACTACTTCAGCTCACCACGGTGTCCATTGGGACGGCGCCGTGAACGCGTGGCGCATCGCCGGGGATGTGTATCGCATGGGTCGCCATGAATGGGTTACCGAAGCCGGTTGGCAGCAGATGTACGACGACGGCGTCCGCACCGTGATCGATCTCCGCGCCTCGCGCGAGCGGCGGCAACGCGACACCGATCCCGAGGTGCCGGACGAGGTGAAGGCGCGGATCGACGTCGTGCATTGCCCAACGGAAGATCCGGACCATAGGGACTACAGCGAGCTTTTTGGCCCGTACCTCAAGGACCCCGCGCAGTATGCGGATTACCTGGAATTGTTCGCTGAGAAGATAACGGCAGTCTTCAAAGTTATTGCGGCCTCACCCGGCAAGGTGGTGGTTCATTGCTCCGCGGGTAGGGACCGCAGCGGAGTGATCGCTTTGCTCCTGCAGCGATTGGCGGGGGTTGGTGATGAGGAGATTGTGCGCGGATACGAGCTCGCGGCGCGGGGCATCAACGAGCGGCATCGCACGCACGGGGCGCCGCATGCCCACGATCCGTATCTGTCCGAGGAGGACCTTGAGGCAATGCTGACCCGGCGGCGAGCCAGCCTGCGCGAGTTCCTTGCTTCGATCGATGTAGCCGCGTTTCTGACGTCCAACGGCGTTTCCGAGGCGGAGTTGGCGGCAGTCAGGGCCAAGCTCGGGGTCACCAGCGCTGCTAACATGCAGAGTTGA
- a CDS encoding putative thuA-like protein (identified by match to protein family HMM PF06283) codes for MTESKPIRVTVWSENRHEKRDELVARLYPDGMHGAVKAGIEENLGAAVEVRTATLDEPEHGLTEEVLANTDVLTWWGHMSHADVEDEIVERVHRHVLAGMGLIVLHSGHWSKIFTKLMGTSCTLRWRSEQDRELVWTVDPTHPIAKGIPHPIEIPQQEMYGEFFDIPTPEELVFISSFSGGEVFRSGCTFRRGHGKIFFFSPGDQDYPVYHHKDVRRVIANAVEWAITDRPERAVPELLRYETGDFFNGKSYQGANA; via the coding sequence ATGACTGAAAGCAAGCCCATCCGCGTCACTGTGTGGTCCGAGAACCGCCACGAAAAGCGCGACGAACTGGTGGCACGCCTCTACCCGGACGGTATGCACGGCGCCGTCAAGGCGGGCATCGAGGAGAACCTGGGTGCCGCCGTCGAGGTCCGGACCGCAACCCTGGATGAACCGGAACACGGCCTCACCGAGGAAGTCCTTGCCAACACCGATGTCCTCACCTGGTGGGGTCACATGTCACATGCCGACGTTGAGGACGAGATCGTGGAGCGCGTCCACCGGCACGTCCTGGCCGGAATGGGCCTGATTGTGCTGCATTCCGGGCACTGGTCCAAGATCTTCACCAAGCTCATGGGCACCTCGTGCACCCTGCGCTGGCGCTCGGAACAGGACCGCGAACTCGTGTGGACCGTGGACCCCACACACCCCATCGCCAAAGGCATCCCGCACCCCATCGAGATCCCGCAGCAGGAAATGTACGGCGAGTTCTTCGACATCCCCACCCCCGAGGAACTGGTGTTCATCAGCTCGTTCAGCGGCGGCGAGGTGTTCCGTTCCGGCTGCACGTTCCGCCGCGGTCACGGCAAAATCTTCTTCTTCAGCCCCGGCGACCAGGACTACCCCGTCTACCACCACAAGGACGTGCGGCGCGTCATCGCCAACGCCGTGGAATGGGCCATCACCGATCGTCCGGAACGCGCTGTACCGGAACTGCTGCGTTACGAAACCGGCGACTTCTTCAACGGCAAGAGCTACCAGGGAGCCAACGCGTGA
- a CDS encoding glycosyl transferase domain, group 2 family protein (identified by match to protein family HMM PF00535) has product MNGSAMTSGARVTIVTRTKNRPIFLARALDDIFAQTFQDFELVIVNDGGNPADVDHLISQRSEAERSRVTTLHHAESAGMEGASNAGLKAGSGEFVVIHDDDDFWAPEFLARTVAYLDDPAHAAESGVMVRTEIVIEELVDGAIEPIRREIFWADMRQITLADMLKINRAVPISFLYRRNLHDHVGYYNENLPVVGDWEFHLRVLSHSRVGFLDGEPLAFWSQRPQSDGHHSNSIFAKVAEHAQYDALVRDDYLRDQAAQGGLGTMLYLTRVLSEQEELIVAQQRRLDESAAKLDHILERLEALSQTVVVRTSVGEFLKKPMLLMRKLLRRG; this is encoded by the coding sequence ATGAATGGATCCGCAATGACTTCCGGTGCCCGCGTCACCATCGTGACCCGAACCAAGAACCGACCCATTTTCCTGGCGCGCGCCTTGGACGACATCTTTGCCCAGACGTTCCAGGACTTCGAGCTGGTGATTGTCAACGATGGCGGCAACCCTGCCGACGTGGACCACCTCATCTCCCAGCGGTCGGAAGCCGAGCGATCCCGCGTTACGACGCTTCACCACGCTGAATCGGCTGGCATGGAGGGGGCCTCGAATGCCGGTCTCAAGGCAGGATCCGGCGAGTTCGTGGTGATCCACGACGACGACGACTTCTGGGCCCCTGAATTTCTGGCCCGAACAGTGGCCTACCTTGACGACCCCGCGCACGCTGCCGAAAGCGGCGTGATGGTGCGGACGGAAATCGTCATCGAAGAGCTTGTGGACGGCGCGATCGAGCCCATCCGCCGCGAAATCTTTTGGGCTGACATGCGGCAAATAACGCTCGCTGACATGCTCAAGATCAACCGTGCCGTTCCCATTTCGTTCCTGTACAGGCGCAATCTTCACGACCACGTGGGATATTACAACGAGAACCTGCCCGTGGTGGGGGACTGGGAATTCCACCTCCGCGTGCTGAGCCACTCGCGCGTTGGATTCCTCGACGGCGAACCTCTCGCCTTCTGGTCGCAGCGGCCCCAATCCGATGGCCACCACAGCAACAGCATCTTCGCTAAGGTCGCAGAACATGCCCAATACGATGCCTTGGTTCGCGACGACTATCTCCGTGACCAGGCCGCGCAGGGCGGACTTGGCACCATGCTTTACCTGACGCGGGTGTTGTCGGAGCAAGAAGAACTCATTGTCGCGCAGCAGCGACGCCTGGACGAGTCCGCTGCCAAGCTCGACCACATCCTGGAGCGTCTCGAGGCGCTGAGCCAGACCGTTGTTGTACGGACGAGTGTGGGGGAGTTCTTGAAGAAGCCCATGCTTTTGATGCGGAAGCTGCTCAGGCGGGGCTAA
- a CDS encoding putative ABC-type sugar transport system, permease component (identified by match to protein family HMM PF00528), which yields MTTTLKAPTLRRNNPRATGRKNSGYTALAIFFLAIMLFPVYWMVNASLQPNGTTLETSWFPLKPDFTGYATAINEQAGNLGTSLIISLGSVALSLAIAAPAAYALAYFKVRGAGVVLFAILISQMIPGIVVANALYTAYNDLGLLNSIPGLILADSAHGIPFAILIIRAFMNGMPASVIEAARVDGAGHVRAFWSIVLPLSRNSLITAGLFTFLFAWSDFLFALTLTTTEAVRPVTLGIFQYIGAYVNDWSSVMATAVLASIPAIVLLVAAQKYIAAGTTGGAVK from the coding sequence ATGACAACCACACTGAAAGCCCCCACGCTCCGGCGTAACAACCCACGAGCTACGGGACGCAAGAACTCGGGCTACACGGCACTGGCCATCTTCTTCCTGGCCATCATGCTGTTCCCCGTGTATTGGATGGTCAACGCCTCCTTGCAACCCAACGGCACCACCTTGGAAACCTCGTGGTTCCCGCTGAAGCCCGACTTCACCGGTTACGCCACAGCCATCAACGAGCAAGCGGGCAACCTGGGAACCAGCCTCATCATTTCGCTCGGAAGCGTGGCGCTGAGCCTGGCCATCGCCGCCCCGGCCGCTTACGCTTTGGCCTACTTCAAGGTCCGTGGCGCGGGAGTGGTCCTGTTCGCGATCCTCATCAGCCAGATGATTCCGGGGATCGTGGTGGCCAACGCCCTGTACACCGCGTACAACGATCTGGGCCTGCTCAACTCCATTCCAGGTTTGATCCTGGCTGACTCGGCCCACGGCATCCCGTTCGCGATCCTCATCATCCGGGCGTTCATGAACGGCATGCCGGCCTCGGTGATCGAGGCCGCACGGGTGGACGGCGCCGGACACGTCCGGGCGTTCTGGTCGATCGTGCTGCCGCTCAGCCGAAACTCATTGATCACCGCCGGGCTTTTCACCTTCCTGTTCGCGTGGAGTGACTTCCTGTTCGCGCTGACGCTCACCACCACCGAAGCCGTCCGACCCGTCACCTTGGGCATCTTCCAGTACATCGGCGCCTATGTGAACGACTGGAGTTCGGTCATGGCGACGGCGGTACTCGCCTCCATCCCGGCCATCGTCCTGCTGGTCGCGGCCCAAAAATACATCGCCGCCGGCACCACCGGCGGTGCGGTCAAGTAG
- a CDS encoding putative maltose operon transcriptional repressor, LacI family has protein sequence MPTSKDVAQAAGVAQSTVSYVLSGKRPISEKTRKKVEAAIEQLTYQPNAGARALAGRRTRVIGLVIPFIPELEMASLMEFVSVIASTARQFDHDILLVTEDEGAAGLRRVVGQQICDGLILMQVEDEDERLPVARTLNVPVLLIGIPRDPSGLVCIDADFEMAGEQCVRDLAAAGHNVISIIEWQPAVVNRHVNYVDRFMRGADGAAESLGVAVQHFPGGADVAIIADSVDKALAATDGVPAFIAPDRTIQDILRRALAARGLTPGKDVSIIGSASPTLAELQPVPLSTIDLRPREVSRRAVKIICDLLEADNQGPHESLELVPTVITHRSSTLRPPHGS, from the coding sequence ATGCCCACCAGCAAGGACGTTGCCCAGGCCGCCGGAGTAGCTCAAAGCACGGTGTCCTATGTACTGAGCGGCAAGCGGCCGATTTCCGAGAAGACCCGCAAAAAGGTCGAGGCGGCGATCGAACAACTGACGTACCAGCCGAATGCCGGCGCCCGCGCCTTGGCGGGGCGCAGGACGCGCGTCATCGGGCTGGTCATTCCGTTCATTCCAGAACTGGAAATGGCCTCCCTCATGGAATTCGTTTCCGTGATCGCATCGACGGCGAGGCAGTTCGATCACGACATCCTGCTGGTCACCGAAGACGAAGGGGCCGCGGGGCTCCGCCGTGTTGTCGGTCAGCAGATCTGCGACGGCCTGATCCTCATGCAAGTGGAAGACGAGGATGAACGGCTCCCGGTCGCGCGGACGCTCAACGTCCCCGTGCTGCTGATCGGCATCCCCCGGGATCCGTCCGGCCTGGTCTGCATAGACGCAGACTTCGAAATGGCAGGCGAGCAATGCGTCCGCGACCTGGCCGCAGCCGGCCACAACGTCATTTCGATCATCGAATGGCAGCCAGCCGTCGTGAACCGGCACGTCAATTACGTTGACCGGTTCATGCGCGGAGCCGATGGGGCCGCCGAATCCCTGGGAGTGGCAGTTCAGCACTTTCCGGGAGGCGCGGATGTTGCCATCATCGCGGATTCCGTAGACAAGGCACTGGCCGCCACAGACGGCGTGCCAGCCTTCATCGCACCGGACCGCACCATTCAAGACATCCTGCGCCGTGCCCTCGCCGCCCGTGGACTGACTCCCGGCAAGGATGTCTCCATCATCGGCAGCGCTTCTCCCACCCTGGCCGAACTACAACCCGTGCCACTCTCCACGATTGATCTACGCCCGAGGGAAGTATCCCGGCGGGCAGTGAAAATCATTTGCGACCTCCTCGAAGCCGACAACCAGGGACCACACGAATCCTTGGAACTGGTACCCACTGTCATAACGCACCGTTCAAGCACGCTCCGCCCACCCCACGGCAGCTAA